A section of the Roseivirga sp. BDSF3-8 genome encodes:
- a CDS encoding tRNA-(ms[2]io[6]A)-hydroxylase, whose protein sequence is MIGVIETDFTKSTLGLELPTDPRWANVAEKNIADILVDHAYCEQKAASSCISLIVQYPERARLVEMLTPVVAEEWSHFERVVEQLTKRGHGLGRPRTDEYVVQLMKLIRKGGDRELQLMDKLLVNALIEARSCERFKILWKNIGDEELQKFYYELMVSEAGHYHNFLDLAKEYQPEEVVMDRWKELLRAEAEIMKSMKPRQDRMH, encoded by the coding sequence TTGATAGGAGTGATAGAGACTGATTTTACTAAAAGCACCCTCGGGCTCGAGTTACCTACTGATCCGAGGTGGGCCAACGTAGCGGAGAAAAATATTGCTGACATACTGGTAGACCATGCGTACTGCGAGCAGAAGGCAGCCTCGAGTTGTATTTCACTTATAGTACAGTACCCTGAACGCGCCAGGCTGGTAGAGATGCTCACCCCTGTGGTGGCAGAGGAGTGGAGCCACTTTGAACGTGTGGTGGAGCAGCTTACTAAAAGGGGGCATGGTTTGGGAAGGCCTCGTACGGATGAATATGTCGTGCAGCTTATGAAGCTCATTCGAAAAGGAGGCGACCGTGAATTGCAGCTAATGGATAAGCTGCTGGTAAATGCGCTGATAGAGGCGAGAAGCTGTGAACGCTTTAAAATTCTCTGGAAGAATATTGGGGATGAAGAGCTGCAGAAGTTTTATTACGAGCTCATGGTTTCCGAAGCGGGTCACTATCATAATTTTCTCGATCTGGCCAAAGAGTACCAGCCGGAAGAGGTGGTGATGGACCGGTGGAAGGAACTGCTTCGTGCTGAGGCGGAAATCATGAAAAGTATGAAACCCCGCCAGGATCGTATGCATTGA
- a CDS encoding T9SS C-terminal target domain-containing protein — MKARTFLLFLTFCALHLPLAVLGQVTLQGVYQGKNIYIQNPLSEDNRTFCTRGVIVNGRLLIEQPNTSAFEIDLSFLQIGEEVNIKIEHKNSCEPKIINPQVVRSPGRFAFSDIHLGKHNITWQTKGERPGGKFFVEQWVNNEWVIRHTIDGKGEAAVYALRIDCFSGNNRFRIKHLQNDGIIFYSEEQAFESNEDPVTFYPLRVAEKIVLSKPTDYKVTSVNGTPLAKGKGKEIPLQHLRTGVYYLYIENRQEKFFKK, encoded by the coding sequence ATGAAGGCAAGAACCTTCCTCCTTTTTCTCACTTTTTGCGCGCTTCACCTTCCACTGGCTGTACTCGGACAGGTGACACTGCAAGGGGTATATCAGGGCAAAAACATCTATATTCAAAACCCTCTTTCAGAAGATAACAGGACTTTTTGTACCCGTGGGGTTATAGTAAACGGGCGATTACTTATCGAGCAGCCTAATACATCAGCTTTCGAGATCGATCTGTCTTTTTTGCAGATAGGAGAAGAGGTTAATATCAAGATAGAGCATAAAAATAGCTGTGAGCCTAAGATAATCAACCCCCAGGTGGTACGCAGCCCAGGCAGGTTCGCCTTTTCAGACATTCATTTGGGCAAGCACAACATTACCTGGCAAACCAAGGGTGAAAGGCCCGGGGGTAAGTTTTTTGTAGAGCAGTGGGTGAATAACGAATGGGTGATTCGTCATACCATTGATGGTAAAGGAGAGGCGGCGGTTTATGCCCTCCGCATAGATTGTTTTTCCGGAAATAACAGGTTCAGGATAAAGCATTTGCAGAATGACGGCATCATTTTTTACAGCGAGGAGCAGGCTTTTGAAAGCAATGAAGATCCCGTCACTTTCTACCCCCTCAGAGTAGCCGAAAAAATTGTCCTAAGCAAGCCAACCGATTATAAGGTCACGAGCGTAAACGGTACGCCCCTCGCTAAGGGAAAAGGTAAAGAAATACCCTTGCAGCATTTAAGAACAGGGGTTTATTACCTTTATATTGAAAACCGGCAGGAGAAGTTTTTTAAGAAATAG
- a CDS encoding ABC transporter permease: MVNIKEDIKESLRSIKANMLRSVLTALIVSIGITALVGILTAVEGIKSSVTEGFSGIGTNTFTVTIDNRGGRQGGRERKEQTPIKLNQARSFKQRFNYPATVSIISSITGIAEVKYGSKKTNPNIRVTGIDENYLVNEGIEVSLGRNISSYEAQQGSKVALIGKSVATTLFGENINPLDKEIGISGNRFQVVGVLEKEGGMQGGGADRQVLLPLASAVLMIRNREPAFEITVNVNNPDELDPAIAEATGIMRRLRNLQPGQENDFVVERSEEALKNFNETIGIMRVAAFVVSLVTLFGCSIALMNIMMVSVTERTREIGLRKAVGATPKRIRRQFLVEAIVICLLGGALGVLFGIMFGNGVSILLKLDTFVMPWVWIFVGLTLCVLVGLLSGLIPAIRAARLDPIDSLRYE; this comes from the coding sequence ATGGTTAACATTAAGGAAGATATTAAAGAAAGTCTGCGGTCTATCAAAGCGAACATGCTTAGAAGTGTGCTTACGGCCCTTATTGTTTCTATAGGCATAACGGCTCTGGTGGGTATTCTAACAGCTGTAGAAGGAATCAAGAGTTCAGTGACAGAAGGGTTTTCCGGTATCGGCACTAATACTTTTACCGTTACGATAGATAATCGCGGGGGAAGACAGGGCGGAAGAGAACGAAAGGAGCAAACGCCTATTAAACTAAATCAGGCTCGTTCTTTCAAACAGCGTTTTAATTATCCCGCCACCGTAAGCATAATTTCAAGCATTACCGGTATTGCTGAGGTGAAGTATGGCAGTAAAAAAACTAACCCTAACATTCGTGTTACCGGCATTGATGAAAATTACCTGGTAAATGAAGGCATAGAAGTATCTCTGGGTAGGAACATCTCTTCATATGAAGCCCAGCAGGGTAGTAAGGTAGCCCTTATCGGTAAAAGTGTGGCCACCACCCTTTTTGGTGAAAATATAAATCCGCTTGATAAGGAGATTGGTATTTCCGGAAATCGCTTTCAGGTAGTAGGCGTACTGGAAAAGGAGGGAGGTATGCAGGGAGGTGGTGCAGACCGTCAGGTGCTCCTGCCACTTGCCAGCGCTGTGCTAATGATCCGTAACCGTGAGCCTGCTTTTGAGATCACAGTCAATGTAAATAATCCTGATGAGCTGGATCCGGCCATTGCCGAAGCCACCGGGATTATGAGGCGTTTGAGAAACCTGCAGCCCGGACAGGAAAACGATTTTGTGGTAGAACGAAGTGAGGAAGCACTGAAGAATTTTAATGAGACCATCGGTATCATGCGCGTGGCGGCCTTTGTCGTTTCGCTGGTTACCCTGTTTGGGTGTTCCATTGCGCTTATGAACATTATGATGGTATCAGTGACCGAACGCACCCGTGAGATAGGTCTTCGTAAGGCGGTAGGAGCCACCCCCAAGCGAATCAGGAGACAGTTTCTGGTCGAGGCTATCGTTATTTGCCTCTTAGGAGGGGCATTAGGCGTATTATTCGGTATCATGTTTGGCAATGGCGTCTCCATACTTCTGAAGCTGGACACATTTGTCATGCCCTGGGTGTGGATATTTGTTGGCCTGACACTATGTGTATTGGTAGGGCTTCTTTCCGGGCTTATACCTGCAATACGTGCTGCTCGCCTTGATCCGATAGACTCGCTGCGCTACGAATAA
- a CDS encoding asparagine synthetase B: MRKFLIWMLLAIALPAQAMASYILIPMDEAQKNHLKAYGIAYWILDGDVEVDWLLNYRGGSFMVKHYQQFENELIIRGVSYEVISDAASNQIIKEIASPSTNQDVMRLEKTPKIAVYSPKSKQPWDDAVTLVLTYAEIPYDVIFDDEVMNGKLPEYDWLHLHHEDFTGQYGKFYRSFGHEAWYIEQQQEYEAMARKHGFAKVSHLKLAVVKKIREFVTGGGFLFAMCSATDTYDIALSAENTDICHQVYDGDPADPAMQRKLDFTNTFAFENFVVERNPFTYEYANIDNQVNERGLTEGNDYFTLFEFSAKWDPIPTMLTQNHTRLINGFMGQTTAYKKKLIKPDVVIMGETKSISEARYIHGVYGKGFWTFYGGHDPEDYQHFVGEEPTDLNLHPQSPGYRLILNNILFPAAKKKKQKT, from the coding sequence ATGAGGAAATTTTTAATTTGGATGCTTCTTGCTATAGCACTTCCTGCGCAGGCTATGGCCTCCTACATTCTCATCCCTATGGATGAGGCACAGAAGAACCACCTGAAGGCATACGGTATTGCATACTGGATACTGGATGGCGATGTGGAGGTAGACTGGCTACTTAATTACCGTGGTGGAAGTTTTATGGTAAAACACTACCAGCAGTTTGAAAATGAACTAATCATCAGAGGCGTTTCTTACGAGGTGATTTCTGATGCCGCTTCTAACCAGATCATAAAGGAAATAGCCAGTCCAAGCACCAACCAGGATGTAATGAGGCTTGAGAAAACGCCTAAAATAGCGGTGTACTCTCCCAAAAGTAAACAACCCTGGGACGATGCCGTCACACTGGTTCTTACTTATGCTGAAATCCCCTATGATGTCATCTTTGATGACGAGGTGATGAACGGCAAACTACCAGAATATGACTGGCTGCACCTGCACCATGAAGATTTTACAGGCCAGTATGGTAAATTTTACCGAAGCTTCGGGCACGAGGCCTGGTATATAGAGCAACAGCAGGAGTACGAAGCTATGGCGCGCAAACATGGCTTTGCCAAGGTATCGCACCTTAAACTGGCCGTGGTAAAAAAGATACGTGAATTTGTGACCGGCGGCGGCTTTCTTTTTGCAATGTGCTCAGCCACAGATACGTATGACATTGCTCTCTCGGCAGAAAACACAGACATATGTCACCAGGTGTATGACGGTGATCCCGCAGACCCGGCTATGCAAAGAAAGCTGGACTTCACGAATACCTTCGCCTTTGAGAATTTTGTAGTGGAGCGCAATCCATTTACCTATGAGTATGCAAACATTGATAATCAGGTAAATGAGCGTGGCCTGACGGAGGGGAATGACTATTTTACCCTGTTTGAATTTTCAGCCAAATGGGACCCAATACCCACCATGCTCACGCAAAATCACACGCGGCTGATCAATGGATTTATGGGTCAGACGACGGCTTATAAGAAAAAGCTCATCAAACCGGATGTGGTAATCATGGGAGAAACGAAATCCATCTCTGAGGCGAGGTATATCCATGGGGTATATGGAAAGGGCTTCTGGACTTTTTACGGAGGGCATGACCCCGAAGATTACCAGCACTTTGTAGGGGAAGAACCTACAGACCTGAACTTGCACCCGCAATCACCGGGCTACAGGCTTATATTGAATAATATTCTGTTTCCGGCAGCCAAGAAGAAAAAGCAAAAGACCTGA